The following proteins are co-located in the Tardibacter chloracetimidivorans genome:
- the pyrC gene encoding dihydroorotase yields the protein MLPKPDDWHVHLRDGDMLRMALPWTARTFGRAIVMPNLDPPVTTAAQAAAYRDRIRRVLPDGSRFEPLMTCFLTDETGPEDVARGFAEGVLTAVKMYPARSTTNSAAGVTDIRRVYRVLERMQGVGMPLLLHGEVADQETDVFDREKAFIDRVLVRLRADFPALRIVLEHITTAEAVDYVQHAEGPIGATITAHHLMINRNAMFAGGIRPHMYCLPVAKREGHRLALRDAATSGDPRFFLGTDSAPHLIQDKESACGCAGIFSAPVALELYAQVFEEEGALDRLEAFASLNGARFYGLPPNTETVTLVQSPWQPPELLPVGEADHVRVFCPEGKARWRLLEPAD from the coding sequence ATGCTTCCTAAACCCGACGACTGGCACGTGCACCTTCGCGATGGCGATATGCTGCGCATGGCGCTGCCCTGGACGGCACGCACGTTCGGACGCGCCATCGTCATGCCGAACCTCGATCCGCCGGTGACGACGGCCGCCCAGGCGGCCGCCTATCGCGATCGGATCCGGCGCGTGTTGCCCGACGGCTCGAGGTTCGAGCCGCTGATGACGTGTTTCCTGACCGATGAGACCGGTCCCGAAGACGTCGCAAGAGGCTTCGCCGAAGGGGTGCTAACGGCGGTCAAGATGTATCCGGCGCGCAGCACCACGAACTCCGCCGCCGGCGTGACCGACATTCGCCGGGTCTACCGGGTGTTGGAGCGGATGCAGGGCGTCGGCATGCCACTTTTGCTCCATGGTGAGGTGGCCGATCAGGAAACGGACGTTTTCGACAGGGAGAAGGCGTTCATAGACCGGGTGCTTGTCCGGCTGCGAGCCGATTTCCCCGCGCTGCGGATCGTCTTGGAGCACATTACGACCGCCGAAGCCGTGGACTACGTGCAGCACGCCGAGGGTCCCATCGGCGCCACCATCACGGCGCACCACCTCATGATCAACCGCAATGCGATGTTCGCAGGCGGCATCCGGCCGCATATGTACTGTTTGCCCGTGGCCAAGCGGGAGGGCCATCGCCTCGCATTGAGGGACGCCGCGACCTCGGGCGATCCCCGGTTCTTCCTCGGCACGGATTCGGCGCCGCACCTGATCCAGGACAAGGAATCGGCATGCGGCTGCGCCGGCATCTTCAGCGCGCCGGTTGCGCTCGAATTGTACGCCCAGGTCTTCGAAGAAGAAGGGGCGCTCGATCGGCTCGAAGCCTTCGCTTCGCTCAACGGCGCACGGTTTTACGGCCTGCCGCCGAACACCGAGACAGTCACGCTCGTGCAATCGCCGTGGCAACCGCCAGAATTGCTGCCGGTCGGCGAGGCTGATCACGTGCGTGTATTCTGCCCGGAGGGCAAAGCTCGTTGGCGCCTGCTCGAACCGGCGGACTGA
- a CDS encoding pyruvate kinase, protein MARALDLAVELGFGRIRKVQENIPWRCEAAHVPVIWATQVLAGMVEQGAPRRTEATDAARGQRAEWVMLNKDHSSSKQGVSSAMCCAA, encoded by the coding sequence ATAGCTCGCGCCCTCGATCTGGCTGTCGAACTTGGCTTCGGACGCATCCGCAAAGTCCAAGAGAACATTCCCTGGCGTTGCGAGGCGGCCCACGTGCCTGTCATCTGGGCGACCCAGGTCTTGGCTGGGATGGTCGAACAAGGAGCGCCCAGGCGGACGGAAGCAACCGACGCGGCCAGGGGGCAGCGCGCCGAATGGGTGATGCTCAACAAGGACCATTCATCGTCGAAGCAGGGCGTTTCCTCGGCGATGTGCTGCGCCGCATAG
- the ilvD gene encoding dihydroxy-acid dehydratase translates to MAHHFDKSRLPSRHTTVGPERAPHRSFLYAMGLTDAEIAQPFVGVATCWNEAAPCNITLSRQAQAVKLGVKAGGGTPREFTTITVTDGIAMGHQGMKSSLVSREVIADSVELTMRGHCYDALVGLAGCDKSLPGMMMAMVRLNVPSVFIYGGTILPGRFRGKDVTVQDVYEAVGSYQAGQISEDELHALECVACPSAGSCGGQFTANTMACVSEALGLALPGSTGAPAPYESRDAFAEASGKAVMNLLARDLRPRDIVTRKALENAAAVVAASGGSTNVALHLPAIAHEAGIDFDLNAVAEIFKRTPYIADLKPGGRYLAKDLFEIGGVSVILKALLDGGYLHGDCITVTGKMIAENLADVVFPTNQDIVRPISDPITTTGGVVGLRGTLAPEGAIVKVAGMTDLKFRGPARCFASEEAAFDAVQKREYKPGEVIVIRYEGPKGGPGMREMLATTAAIYGQGMGDKVALITDGRFSGATRGFCVGHVGPEAAVGGPIALLKDGDIITIDAELGTLDVEFSAEELEARRKEWRPRRHDFQSGALWKFAQTVGPAAKGAVTHPGATAETHTYADI, encoded by the coding sequence ATGGCACATCATTTCGACAAATCCAGACTGCCAAGCCGCCACACGACAGTCGGCCCCGAGCGGGCGCCGCATCGGTCGTTCCTCTACGCCATGGGATTGACCGATGCCGAGATCGCACAGCCCTTCGTCGGTGTCGCCACGTGCTGGAACGAGGCGGCCCCGTGCAACATCACCCTCAGCCGTCAAGCGCAGGCTGTCAAACTGGGCGTCAAGGCGGGTGGCGGCACGCCGCGCGAGTTCACCACCATCACCGTGACCGACGGCATCGCCATGGGCCACCAGGGCATGAAGTCGTCGCTGGTGAGCCGCGAGGTGATCGCAGATTCGGTCGAACTCACCATGCGCGGCCATTGCTACGACGCGCTGGTAGGCCTTGCCGGGTGCGACAAGTCACTGCCCGGCATGATGATGGCCATGGTCCGCCTCAACGTGCCGAGCGTGTTCATATACGGCGGTACGATCCTGCCGGGGCGCTTCCGCGGCAAGGACGTCACCGTGCAGGACGTCTATGAAGCGGTGGGCAGCTACCAGGCCGGCCAAATCTCCGAGGACGAGCTACACGCTCTCGAATGTGTCGCTTGCCCTTCCGCTGGTTCGTGCGGCGGCCAGTTTACCGCCAACACCATGGCTTGCGTCTCCGAGGCGCTCGGCCTCGCACTGCCCGGTTCGACCGGTGCGCCGGCACCCTACGAGAGCCGTGACGCCTTCGCGGAAGCGTCTGGCAAGGCCGTGATGAACCTGTTGGCTCGCGACCTCAGGCCGCGCGACATCGTCACCCGCAAGGCGCTGGAGAACGCCGCCGCCGTGGTGGCGGCCTCCGGCGGGTCGACCAACGTGGCGCTGCATCTGCCGGCAATCGCACACGAGGCGGGCATCGACTTCGACCTGAATGCGGTTGCCGAGATTTTCAAGCGCACACCCTATATCGCCGACCTCAAGCCTGGAGGGCGCTACCTCGCCAAGGATCTGTTCGAGATCGGCGGCGTGTCGGTGATCCTGAAGGCGCTGCTCGACGGCGGCTACTTGCACGGCGACTGCATCACGGTGACAGGCAAGATGATCGCCGAAAACCTGGCCGACGTGGTCTTCCCGACCAACCAGGACATTGTTCGCCCGATCTCCGACCCGATCACCACCACCGGCGGCGTAGTCGGTCTGCGCGGCACGCTCGCCCCGGAGGGCGCGATCGTCAAGGTGGCCGGCATGACGGACCTCAAGTTCCGCGGGCCGGCCCGGTGCTTCGCCTCCGAGGAGGCGGCTTTCGACGCCGTGCAGAAGCGTGAGTACAAGCCGGGCGAGGTCATTGTCATTCGCTACGAAGGGCCGAAAGGCGGTCCCGGCATGCGCGAGATGCTGGCGACCACGGCGGCGATTTACGGCCAGGGCATGGGCGACAAGGTGGCGCTGATCACGGACGGACGCTTCTCCGGCGCCACGCGCGGCTTCTGCGTTGGCCATGTCGGCCCCGAAGCAGCAGTTGGCGGCCCGATCGCTCTGCTGAAGGACGGAGACATCATCACCATCGATGCCGAATTGGGCACGCTCGATGTCGAGTTCTCGGCCGAGGAATTGGAGGCTCGCCGCAAGGAGTGGCGCCCGCGCCGTCACGATTTCCAGTCGGGTGCGCTATGGAAATTTGCGCAAACCGTGGGGCCGGCGGCAAAGGGCGCAGTCACTCATCCCGGCGCCACCGCCGAGACGCATACCTATGCCGACATCTGA